Below is a window of Brassica napus cultivar Da-Ae chromosome A5, Da-Ae, whole genome shotgun sequence DNA.
CCCATGTTCTTGTCTCATGAAATGCATCTATCACATCTGTCATTGAAGGTGTCCAATTTGGATCAGACAGAGCTTGGACATGACCTTCTGGAATCGATGAAACCGTAGCCAGTAGAATTAAACGCTCAGGTGCTCCTGCCCGAAAAAAATGATCTGAGATACTCCTGCCCGAAACTGACCGGATTTGAAATTTAATATATCTTTAATTAAAtcagaaaatttattaaaagacCACAGAGCCAATAGAAACTTACATAATTACAACCCAACCAGGGCCATTTCGCGGACCATCCAGACCCGATCCATAAATTCGGATCTATTTCGCCTTAACTTCCGAAACCTTTATATGACTTAGTGTAATTGTAAACTTTGGTATAACTGTGTAGCGTAATAAAACCTGAACAAATAAATACTGTCTCAGTTACAAAGTTATGCTAAATTGAACTAAATCGCACATTAAGTACTCCACATTTAGATTGCAATTTATTATTACGTTATTGTTCGGCCACATGTGTTGTTATTGATATATTTAGTGaagttcaaataaaaagattagtTTATAGATATAACTAGAGTAATTACATAATGTTTATAGATAGAACTAGAGAAATAACATAGCATAACAGCTCATCAACTTAACAACTTAGTAAAACTAGATAAAACTTCTACTAATCTTCAATTGGCCATGTGCGAGCAGTTAAGTGTATTTGGTAGCAGAAGTCCCAAGCTGCACAATTCCAGAAACAACGATTGCATTTCCACCGTGATCGTGATCCATCTAGGGAGACTTCAAACTCTGGAGGGTCTATGTGGGAACACCAGCAATCACATGGCACATTAGGATCTATCCTTTCAGCCACAGATAGAAACATGCCAGGTTTATCGTAATCCCAATGGCCTGAGAGTTGCCAACTACAGATGATTTGAAACATCTTATTAACATGTTGACGAGTAAAGGCAGGGTAGTTGTGAACAATTCCCCTATGATCAACGCTAAAGGCTAAGTTCACCATTCCATCAACAAACTGAGCCAACTCGCATCCTCTCTCACCAGCAAGATGGATTTTTTCTCTTCCTTCATCAACTAAATGGAGGATGAAGAACTCATACATACCTCTCAAGTATATGGCCTCTGGATTACCCGAACGGTAGCATTTAAGCCTGAATGTTCGAACAGCACTGACCTCGTCTACCCAGTCATTCAGGTAAATGAGATTGGCCGATCTGTAGAAGTGATCTTCTCTTCCAACTTCGTTGAACCCAGGAAAAGCAATCCTTGTAGAACCAAAATCCCGGATATTCATCGTTGCTACCGCAGAGAGAATCTTATGAAGCATTGAAGGAGGGAGAGAATCCATGTCTAACtctgataaaagaaaaaatgttattgtGTGAGAGAGATGAGGGAAATTGTAGAGATTCGAAATTGTATGTAATTGTAGAAGTGATAAACCATTTATAGGTGATTTGATGAACTCCTCGAGAAGACATGACATCTGTCACACGCCTTTTGAATAACAGTCGCGTCTGTTGGAATTGAAACTTTgtaaaactataatttattaAGATATATCTAACTATACATACGCAAGCGAAACTAAATGATTTCGATTGTCTAAATCCTGTAATTTAATGAAGTTGAACAGTGGCGTGTCCATTTAAGGTTGATTTGATGAGTATTATTACTTGATTGACTCAGGTTGATTTGATGAGTATTATTACTTGATTGACTCGAGACTCCCACGAGATTAAACCATTTCTCTCCCCGAGAAAGCATAACTATTTCAACTTATCTCATACGCTTTCTGACTGCAACAGTCGCCTCTCCTGAATTTTAACATACATAAATATGTATAAGTAAGTGAAACTCGTGGAGATCACGGGCTAAATTTATGAAACTAAGCAAAACGTAACAATTTAGATTGTATGAAAATTTGAAACTATACaaaacttaacaaaatttagatattatatcgttttattttttaaaagatggtCAGTTTCCAAAATGTATAATAGTTAGTGAATATATTTAGAGTTCATATATTTAATGATAGCAACTACCAGTGTAGGAGATAATCAATGAAAAggataatattaattttgagaaaaaaccTGTAATTTAATGAACTATTAGAATCTATTACTCCTATTTTTGCCCGAGGTTGATAGACTCGTGGAACGAACACGACTTTTGATAGACTCGTCGAAAGGAAAACACGTCCCCACGACTTCTCTTGTGAAAAAGTCTCTTTTAATAATCATTACACTTCCGAGTAACATTTATACGCTACATCTCTTgcatttaagaaaattatgcaTTTAAACACTCACTGTTACTCCATCTCCTCTCTCATCTCTTCTCTCATCTTTGCGAATactccatctcttctctcatCTCTCAACAAACAAGATGGCAGAGTACGATAAGCTTTTCCGAAGTTACTTATAACCCGGCGGTCAAGGCTTGGCGTTTCAGAGTGAAACTACACAGGATCTACCCTTTCTATTCCTATGTTACCAACAGTGGGCCTTACTATAACTATATCCTCGCAGATGAAGATGTAAGTGTTATATCATCATCTCTCAATTGTGTAATAAACATGTAACCGTCAGAAATAAAAACTTGATCCTTGTAACATGTAATAAACATGATCTTTGTACTTTTTTTGTAGGGATACAAGATGGAGATGAACACTTATGggaattatgaaaattttagaGGCCTTGAGAAGGAAGAGGGAAGATGGGTGGAAATCTTTGTGGTAGATGTTGAACGGGCCTACCCATGTTTCAAGACAACTAGCTCTCCGTTCAGACTAATTGCTTCGCGCGTTACGCAAGTCCGCATCATCGAACCTCTGAACAATCGTCTTTTCTTTGATTTCAAAAGCATCCATGCAATCCCTCGCATGCACTGGCGTGACCTCAAATATCCCATAGGTAAGTGAAACGAACAGATTTAGGAATGGTAATCACAACTGATTTAGGAATGGTTTAGGAATGGTTTAGGAATGGTAATCACAACTGATTTAGGAATGGTAATCTCAACAGTCGCATGGCTTGGTTTCAGAACTTTGTATAACTCTGTAGATGTAAGTGAAACTAAGTGAAACGAACTGATTTAGTTGAGTAACACTTATATGGTAGATACAATGGGAGTGGTTTTCAACACGGAAGCCCATCTCGATTCCCCTTCAGGACCAAGGATGGAGTTTTACATAAGGGACAACATGTGAGTATAAAGTAACATATGATCCAagcaaaattatatatatatatatatatatatatattgtaactgaTGCACTTTTTCTTTATTCTGAATAGTGACCATCAGATAAGATGTGTGGTGACCGGCACTCAGTCAGTTGCCTTCCGGGATGGTCTTGATGACATGAGTGGTGGGGGTCGTAGACAGGTGATTGTGGTCCTTAAGATGTGGAGAGTCTGTGAATCTACGAGTAAGTGTTGTTTCTGTGTCTAGTTTTAAATGTGATAGTTGAGTAGAACTTTTGCTAAAATCAAGACCATGCAGATTATTTTGGTCCTGATGATATATGGCTTCAGACCGAAGGTGGATTTGTGGACTTCAGGTTCAATCCGCGTTTGCCAGAGGTTGAGGAATTCATGCAGTCTGTACTAAACAGCGACCCTTATGTTCAGAAATATGGGGTTGAAGGTCTCGTGTAAATGTTTAATGTCGGTGAAACTTTGTTTAAATATCGGTACAACTATGTGTTAATGTTGGTGAAACTATCTCTATTGTCGGTACAACTTTGTGCACTCTATTGTTCAATTTTCCAACTTTATAGTTTCACTTAGTCAATTTTCCAACTTTTCGTTTCACTTAATCTCACATGTTTCAACTTTTGGTTTCACTTAATCTCACTTGTTTCAACTTTTGGTTTCACTTAATCCTTGTTCCAACTTCTGGGTTAACTTAATCCTCTGTTCGACTTTTTCGTATAAATATGTCAGATATTGTGTTAGTTTCACTTTCTCAATTGTCTAAcatactaaaaataatagaaacttTTTCGATAGATCAAACTACATGGTTGTTCAACTTCGCATAACTTAGAAAAACATAGCTTAGCAATAACAGTTAGTTATAGGAATTGGAATGCTCTTAGGAATTTCAATTACTTTTTGCACATCATAATTCCTACAACTAAAACGATGGTAAGAAGAACACAACCTCCTGATATCTTTATCATGGGCATCTTTTTGGGACCTTCGCGGATATCTCCTTCATTCCTTATTGTTGCTTTGAGACTCTGAACTTCTTCTTCGAGCATTCGAACTTGGTAGTTCAGCTGCTGTATCTCATCGGTAAAGGCTTCGTCAACCCATTTGAAGACATGATTGTCGTTCTCGAGCTacaacatgattttttttcaaaacgagtaagCGTGATTCATAAGCGTTCGATATATAAACAACAAACGGATGTACCCTTTGTGTAGCCGCAAAGAGACACTGATAATACCGGCGATATGGGTTTGGATTGCTTCTGGAGATGATCTCGGTGACGCCCACCCTGCACCAACACCTACTAGGTATCCCCGGAGTTCGTATCCGTCTCCGACCACCGGTCGTGGAAGATGAAGCGGCGGACATCTCGGTTTTTGGGAGGGGAGGGAGTGAcgaggagagagaggagaaagaTTAGGgaagagagaaaatgaagatAGCAAATGGGGAAAACCTAAAAAAAGGGTCTTTAATACTTTGATTGAACGATTGGGAAAAGCTGGAAAATTAGAAATTCAAAAAGCTGGGCGGGAAAATTAAGAATCCCACGGTTTTTTCTGTTGTAAGTTTCACCAAGTACTCAGTTTTACAGAAAGCGTCAAAGTTgcactttttaattatttctatttatCTTAGTTATACTCGActtgaattaatgattttgtGGTTATACCAATGCAATTATGTTTCCTGAGTTCATTTCTCATACGATCATGTACATATAAACTTGATTTCGTGCCATAAAGAGTTATCAAATCTAACGAGGTCAGTTTCAGCGATAAAGCTATGACTACACATTGTATTTCCTATATGATTGCTACCAAGCAATGAGATAGAATTTTAACAATTCTGATTAAATCATAATTAACATAGCACTAATAATAAACTACAATCGTATTACTTCCATgacttataaaattaaattacaaaGTTTAGAATTTACAATCATATTATTCAATTTACATAACGTAGTTATACCAGTTTCACTTAGTTATACAACacacaaataaaatttatttcacCTCACAACGTTCTCATACgataaaaacaccaaaaccgAAAGTGAAAGGCAAACACCAAAACCGAAAGTGAAAGGCTTACAACCTAATCCACATCAAAACTGAAACCGAAAGGTTTACAACCTActcttcttctgtttcttgtGGGGATGTTCATCGTGCTCCAAACTTGTGCCCACATTATCTTCTTCTCCATATCCACTCTCACGCTCACAATAGTTCCTACTACAAGAGCTCTCTCTAACTCTCGACAGTTGCTCGGTTATTTGAACTATTTTCAATTCTTCGATGTTCTCCACATGCAAAATacttcttctttgctctctatCAACTGATGTTAGATAAACaaacacatcttcatcatccaaaatataCGATTGCCTCTTAGGTTCCACTACCAATGGAATGTAACCCAAATTGAGCCTCTTCGTAAACGGATCTATTCCCATCTTCCTGCATATCCTCTCTTTCAACAACGAATAAGTGATCTCCTCCAACGATGATGTCTTAAAGGATATAGCATACAAACGAGCATCGGTTGGAATCCATTCATAATCATCTCCATTCTTAGAATAATGTCCATCATAATCAAAGTGTATGTTCGTCAAAAATGGACACATTGTCTgcaataaaaacatttaacaaCTTAAAGTTATACTTGTTTATTCAGTTATACCATTCACGTTATACTTGGTTACACAGTTAAACCATTAAAGTTATACTTCGTTATACCATGTCACAGAGTTGTGCCAGTAACCAAACAATTAGTGATAAGCCAGAACGTCTAATCTTCGATTGAATCGTCATAATTTCCGACATTCAATCATTCCTTTCCGATCCTCGATTAGTTCATGAAACCCAAATGAATAAGAATTTTtcaattaaaactataaatttggAGTCGAGTCTTCAATTCAAAACCAAATTGTTATCAGCTTTGATTCCCGACATTCAATTATACAGTTGTTGATTATCGAATTCCCTAACAAAAAGACCATTCAAACTTTCCGATCGTCGATTAGTTCATACACAAATACGAAATCTTCTATCTAATCGGAATCCCGTGAATAATGAGTTCGTCTATGGTGGATTCAATACATCGGTCTTAACGACGATTTGAGATACATACCCTGTATAACGGAATTAATAGCTCGATGATCCAGTATCCAAGCGAAGAGATCGTATTCCAAACGAATTCACGAGAAGATGAGTACGAGGGAAGTATCGAGTGGGCTTCGAGTGAATCTTCGAGTCGAAATTCGTCGGGAGGGGgagggaggagaggagagagagagagtggatTAATTTGAGTTTCGattaatttattcattaaatCGGTCAGGGGTACCTTAGATATTAACCACATTCTCTAAGAGTATGAAAACAGATAAGAGTATGGCAGATCACATGAGAGTATGGTAGATcactttttccctcattaagagCACCTGAGCACTTGTCTCTAGCCAGTAAGGATGTTTGAGATTTTTGTTTATAGACTCCTGCCTTAATGCGAGTTGTCATTGAATGACCAGCTGACGGCATTTGCTGGCCTCTTCTTTTATACTACTCCTCATGCCTTCCACTCTTGTATTGCTAGCGATGTGGGACTCTAATATACAAGACAAATGAAAACACTCTATCTGGTTCAGCGGGTTTGAATAAAGCTTAACCGACAATAGTCCTAAACCTGAAGCCAAACAAGTCTTTGGTTTTTGCCTTGTTCAGCGTGAGTCTCGtctgagaagaagaagccaacttTCTCAGATTTTTCCATTCTCGTGGTCAGTATTCTTAATCGTTATGTGCTTATTTAATTGAGAAAGTTGAGAGCTTTAGCTTGAACTGATTAGGTCTGCGTGATCTTTGTTTGTATATCCGCGTGGAGCGCATGAATGCCACTTACTTTATCTAATGCGATCCCACAGAGACTGTTTTTTCTTGGATGTTAAGCAAAAACTGTTTACCCTCATTGAGCAAATAGTTGAAGTTTAAAATAAGAGCGCTATCTTTCTTACACTCATATGGAGGTTGTCACTTGTTACTAGTATATTCTTCATCGGGTTGGGGATGATGCACTCCTGCCTCTGATTTTGGCTGATTATGTTAGCTTAGAAAAGCAAGATACTGTTCATGTTAGCCTCTGTAAGGAACACACAATGCATTCGTACCTATGTTGTATTCACCGCCTAACTCTCTCAACTGTGTCCAAAAGTGACTGGTCAATGCTTGTGTGGTGAGCTTATAACAATACTGGGTGGCTTTCACTTCATAATAGAATACTCTTGTTAGATGAGCTTAGATAATGCTTGTTACTCATCATGTTATTGCCGCGAGCATCTCTTCAAGTATTGCAACTCAAACCCGCACTAAGAAAATTTTAGAGCAGATATTCAGTCAGACATCAGATCCCATGGCAACAGGTAGATTTCTTATGGACCTCTTGGGAACCTGAGAAAGCAAATGCAACAGCAAGAGGGTCTTAGAAACTAAACACTTAACAACTACTTTTTGGATTTGTATCTTCTTTTTTCTGGGTTTACTGTTATAAAACCTCAAACTCATTTGTACCAAAAGTTTCAAAAGAGAATATGAAGTGGCTAAATCTTACTTCAAGCTCATCATTCAGCGTGTGAATGTTATACAAcacaaaaaacaattaaattaattGCAGATTTCCAGAATTCTAGTGCTAGATTGGTCTTTGTTGAGTTTGTAAGCAAGCATTGATCTCATTCCCTTTGATCTCCATACTTTTTGGCTGATTATGTTTGCTTAGATAAGCAAAATACTGTTCATAATTCACCGGGCGTTTGGAATATTGTCTCACTGGACTCACTGTTGCGCTCTCCTATGCTCTGTGTTGTTACTTTTTTTGTACATGCTTATTAGATGATGGTTTATGTTCATTTTGTTAGCATTGTCTTCTTTAAATTATGGAGTGATGAACAGACTTGATATACTTTTTTCTCAACAATGTTCTCAAGTTGACACACTACTACATCACGGAAGAACATAGCTGTTGGATCGGTTGTTATTCCGCCAACAACGCTTGAGTACGTAAATGGCCAAGCACTGTTTTTCTTCTCCTGCTAGCTTCAGCTTCTCAACAACATTGTACACCATAATATAGTCAACACATACATAACCAATGTCTCAGAAAACATAAACAGACAAACAAACATGCCTAAATCATTACAGCATCTCTACAATTTCTTTGACAAAACTGAGAGGACTGCCTGTCTCTGTCAGTGAACATAATGGGAAAAGCTTTGATGATTTTTAAGACATGCTAGACAAgcaagagcaaaaaaaaaacaacaataaagaaacCAAAGTACGTACCTCATTGCTGGACAGAACAAGAACATACCCcattttgataataataaaattttaatagtttgCCATAAAGAAAAGTTAGAAAATTAGGAACTAGAAACTAGAAACTAGAAACCCTTCATGTATTTGTGAATTGcagtttgattttggttttctaggtttagttttttggtaaaacgCCCGAATATCACATGCTCTACAATAAGATGAGTGCATCTGATAtaaattagtttggtttggtttgaattcAGTTTGGTTATATTTGGTTTGAGTTAATTcagttttgtttgtgtttgtttaattcaatcaacttattttttttatgtttgttgcagttcagttaaaaaaaatataatttataaaatataaaaaaacatcaattaattttttttttcatatttatatgtaaagtcaaacatcatatgaaaatatagaAGATATAactcaataattttatattattattttcgagTCTATGATAgtaattttcagttttaatgatagtactagattttgacccgcgcttatttatttttgaaattaaataattttattaaagatgAATTTCTAGAAAGGATAGTGAAAATCTAAATATAGTTTTTCGGAACCGCGAACCAAACCATACTAAACTAAAAAGTTGAGactaaaattaaaccaaaatttcatAAATACTGCAGAAATCTTATATCCGTGGAACCAAAAAAACTGAAACTGGATCGAAAACAAAATGtacctgaatttttaaaataaaaattatataccaacaaatattaattttatttaacttttgaataaccaaatatttttaatatacttAATAAATTGAATTACTAAAAAAACTCGAATTACCCaagtatttttgtatttttattttttaaaaatattctaattatccGATATTTTTTATTCGAACAACCCGAGTTACTTAATATTTAAActgaaaaccctaaattatctgctatttttaatttataaattcaaaattaccCAAGAAAACTGAATTTAATctgaaccgaaaaccaaaacaactcaactgaaaccaaaccaaatgtGTATATACATGAATGGTtccaaaacaccaaaaaaaaaaaaaaacccaaactGAACGTTGATGACTAATAATGCATTTACATTTAAATGGTgcaataaaaaacattttattttccaaaaaatgtttaattcatTTTAGTGGAGGTACATATGTGATTTATAGATGAATTAAGACATCATGTTTTCATATCCAATCCGGAGATGCAGCCTAACCAGAGGCCATATATAATATGAACTGACTTATGTTCTTCATAAAACATTCAATCATAGTTCTACTAtttgatatgcttccacaaaatTCCCGACATAATGAAAacctattaattaaaatttataaaaactcaAAACTCCGCCATTAATCTATAAATCGACACAGATTAGCCTGGCAAAATCCAGAAAGATCTGATAATATTTTTCTCTcatatactttataataatacaataaatttaataatttattatatgtcatataaagtaaatttattgtattaatgttatgcattttaatttataactagattttgacccgcgctttaaaagcgcgagatattttcgaaacaaaccaaatttatatgatataaatttttatttttgattgtaTATCTACTTTTAAATGTTACAcatgaaatattatatttagtgTACTGAAACTCGACCCTGACCCGTGGTTTAACTGGCAAAACCGGCAAACCCAGTGACCTTATATGTAATCcggttagatttaaaaaaaaaactttttatttaaaagttctataaaacctgcaaaaaacactaaaacatgGGACTCGACAACTGGTTAAACCGATGAATGTCCCATTATGTAACACAATTTAACTTAAATTTGTATTCTTGATTGTGTAtctacttttaaatattacacacaaaatattatatttagtgTTCTGAAACTCGACCCTGACATGCAGTTAAACTGACAAAACCGGTGACCTTATATTTAATTCagttagattttaaaaactcGTATATTTAAAAGTTCTataaaaaccgcaaaaacgctaAAACATGGGACTCGGCAACCGGTAAAACAGATGGATGTCCCATATGTAATACAATTTAACTTAAATTgtgatatttaaaatattttaattcatgAATGTTTAGATGAATAGTGGATATATTATGAATGTGATGCTCCAATTTTATTAAAGTTAGCTATACAAATTATTAATCAGactaatttatcattttattgtAAGCATAATGGATCAATATTTGAGAGGATGCATACTAAAATAGAAATAGATTTGAGCaaaatgttttatgtttaaaacaaTTAGAAAATACTACTtgagtttctatatttttattttcatttgacataacttcttaattaaaaatttataatataaacagattctaaaaaacataattaaaaactaaaagaataaGCGAAAATTATATATTGGTTCAATCAGTGGTTC
It encodes the following:
- the LOC125608673 gene encoding uncharacterized protein At4g04775-like, whose protein sequence is MSAASSSTTGGRRRIRTPGIPSRCWCRVGVTEIISRSNPNPYRRYYQCLFAATQRLENDNHVFKWVDEAFTDEIQQLNYQVRMLEEEVQSLKATIRNEGDIREGPKKMPMIKISGGCVLLTIVLVVGIMMCKK